In Lolium perenne isolate Kyuss_39 chromosome 5, Kyuss_2.0, whole genome shotgun sequence, the sequence GTGTTTTCAATATGTTTGGTAGCTCGGGTTGTATGTGGTCGGCTTTGAAAAGATTCTGGGTTATGTGTTTGGATATAAAAATGATGTTTTCAATATGTTTGGTAGCTCGGGTTGTATGTGGTCGGCTTTGAAAAGATTATGAGTTTATGTGTTTGGTTGTGGTTTTGTGGTGCATGCTATGTGAGGCCCAATGGCCTAGCACTAAATACAAGGGGAATCTTCTCTCATTTTCTTTCTACATAGGTCCTATCCGGGAGAAACTACCAATTCAGTAGTAGCGGTGGAGCCTGCCCTGTAGGCCTTTCGGAGTGCTTTAAGGTTTGCACCGACGAGGCCTTTTTGGACCCCGCATTGTTTGGTAGCCCACGAAAAAATGCATCTTTCTCAGCTCATACTCTACCCACCACCGTGCAAGCTACCAAACGCTCCATGGGCCAAGCTATCCACTTCATTTGGCAGGTCGTGAAGTATTTTGGCCCAAGAGACCTTATGCTCAGGGTTATACCTGGCCATGgacagcccggcccggcccgaaatTCCCGGGCCAAGCCCAACCCGACCATGCATGTAGGCCGGGCCTGGGCCAGATTTTTGGCCCGATGGTCAGCATGGGTCGGGCCTGGGCCATCATTTTGCGCGATTTAAGGAAGCGGCCCGGCCTGAGGCCCAAGGCCCGAAGGGCTTTTCTTATGATGGACCGGGCTTGGGCCAAGGTTTCCGGCCCGACGGTcggccgggccgggccgggcctgggcCGAGATTTTCCGGGTCGGGCCTTGgtaggcccggcccggcccgagaaaTGCTCAGGTATACTCAGGGTGTTTGGTTGCATACGAGCTTAGTTTTAGTCTCACCACTTATCCGCATGGTGACCTTACCTCTCACTTAACACAACTAGCTTACTAGCCCCATGCCGCCGTCCACGAAGTCAAGCACAAGGGATACCACAACGGCACGCAGAAAGGCCACCATGCCGTCTTCGCAAAAGGTTGCCACAACAATTGGATGGTCTATGGGCAAGACAAGGTTAAATATGACACGCCGGAGCTTTCGGCGTGGCACAACAAGGTTGGTGACGACTCTTCCTGGGCAtttctcgggccgggccgggcttcggGCTGGCCCGAAAAAAGCCCGACGGGAAATCCttggcccgagcccggcccggcccgaccaaCTTTCAGCAAATTttggcccgagcccggcccgcgGCCCGAAAAAGCCCGATTTTTCCCGGGCTGGCCCGACGGCCCGGCCCGATCTAATGgtaattttcttttttctgtggcccgagcccggcccgataTAATTACGGGCTGAAGAATGatggcccgagcccggcccgatagagagaaaaagcccggcccggcccgggatTTTCGGGCCGGGTCGGGTCGGGCCGTTCGGGCCGGGCTTCCCATGCCCAGGTATAGTGACGACACTGGCTACACCTACACAGCGTGCCTCCACGAGGTTGCTACTGATCGTAGGGACAACACTATCGAAGGTCCAGCTCCTTCATGAACTAGATGATCAAGACACAAGTAAAAGGTTGACGGACACATGAGCAAACCTCACTTACCCCACGTGCAAGATTGCATCACTGGAGCAGAGAACGAGGGTGACTCGCTGGAGAGGGTCTTGGATGACTAGATTGAACATTTCTTATTGACCTAGAAATCCCGGAGCTCATGCCCAAGCTCTGTAGCAACATCTTCCAACTCACTGATGAAGGAATACCAATCCAGGTAGGCCAAGGAGTTGAGTCGGATCACCTCGCCAGGGTGGCCCATGACATGATCATGGCCGCCTCTTTGGTGTTCTTACACGCACATGGAGTGGGTTGGTTCGAAAGTCTAGTCAGATGACGGGGAAGATCAACGTGAAGCCCAACTCCACGACAACGTATTCGACCTGGATCTCAACCGAAGTCTGGCTTATCCTGTAAAACCTTAAGCCGAGTCATCCACATAAGGCTTAGCTAGAGATCCAAACCATAGAACTTATTACTCTCATCCAACCCCTAGCGAAGTCGTCACTCCTTCTCTGGCAAACCAAGCAAGAGTAGGTCTTCACCTCTACTGGGAGGGACCGAACCAAGGTACATTGTTGCCAATCTTGTTCCGGGAGCCTCCAATGTCTCCACCGCCTTCTCCCCTCTCTAAACAAAACACCGACATCACTGGAAATGACAGTACGGAAGCGAAGGTGGCTAACGGTGATTTCCGAACGAGCAAGTCCATTGAGCTTTCCTGTTTGGGAATAACCGCGCAGCGGGTTCATGTGGATCATTCTGAACGATCAAGAAGATCAAGCCAGCCGCGACTGTCTCCTACCAAGGTGACAGGTTTTGCCGAGAAAGGCAAAGTGAAGGAGGTTGCTGGAGTCAATACTCTACTGCTGGAGTTGTTTTGTTAGGGTAAAGTTTGGTTGAGGAGTCTACTGGCGGAAAGATCACTTTCAAGATATGCACCTGTTTGGTGTCTAACGATTTAGCCAGCCAAAGCTAATAGCTGTTGTTAGTTAAAGACAAAACAGAAAATATGCAAAGCCAGACGAGAACAAAATGTGTGGTCATCACACTACAGCACAGACCAACTTACAACCAAggacatcaaacaccaaaaatgaTGCAGCATCTGGAATCAGATCACCTGACTGCAAGCACAGAAGCATCTGCATCTTCAGTACAACGCAACATTCAGGATTCAACCGACACCCATAGCAAACACAAGAAACCATAGGTGACAAACAGGGCAGCTGAATCAAATAGCGCAGCTTTGTCAAAACAGCCAACTTTGTACACACGGACAGGGCTTACTGCGTATTTATGCCACAGAAGAAGCACTGTGTACGCGAGCGAGCAAACTGATTATACAGGTAATGAACAGCGTATTTATCTTCACAGCTAGCAGCTCTAACAGCAAAAGCTTGAACGCTTACCAGCCATAGCAGTCTCAAAATGAAAATGCCCATATTCACCAGCAGCCATAGGGCGGCTTTCAAAATGGAAACGCCTGCTTGCGTATAACAAATAGGTCTATGGAAAGATCATGGATGAGCAAGCGGCAAAATGCCAGGCAACGTCTGTCCAGCTGACAGCCTTGCTCAAGCCTGGCCTATGTAAACGGATATAACACGTCCTGCGTGCTTACACAACACCAAGCACCGGCCTGAGCCCTGAGGCAGCCTTCCTTTGTTCCGCGGCCTGACAAAATCAAGAGCCAAAGCCCAAGTCCCAAACGACAGCATCCAATTAGCCAGTCAAGGCAGCTATGACTGCAACCCCCACCGAGAGGTCTAGCCATCCCATGAGGAATTGGTCGTCTGGCCCTGCACATGACTACCACCCGTGGTGCACATCTTCCGAACAGGCGACGGCTCGCTGCATCATCATCGTTCCATGCTGCGCCACCCCACACAAAAAGTTGCAAACGGCAGTGTGTTCTCCCTAGACTTGCCTCCTTGGATCATTGGACGCATTCGGCCTCCTGGTCGTCCCAAACTGCAAATTTTCCCCAGACCTATCACCAGGGCGAACATCCGGATTCCGATAACTACCGTTTCTCGGAAAAGAGTTGGACTGATCATCCTCGCCGGATCTCATTCCAATCCTGGGTTCAGAAAGCATGCTGAAATGCATCGGTCTAGGTCCACTAGCTCTCATGTTCCTTGTGTTGTTTGAAAAATTCATGCCTCGGGTGTTAGAAGAATTGTTCATGGGTAGGAAGTCACTCGGAATGCTACTCAAGTCCATGAAACATTTCCTCGCCTTTGCATCTGCTACAAGTGCTGCCCAGTCCTCTGACTGCATGAGGGCATTTGCATTACCAATAACCTGAAAAACAACAAAGACTATATTAGTATGATGGCATAAGTCTAGGAGCAAACACCATTAGTACATTTCTCTTGATGCATATTTTTGGAAGGAGGACAGAAAGCATACCCATAGAGCTCTCCTAGCTCGAGTGAGAGCAACATTCATCCGGCGTATATCTGCAACAAAGCCCACACCATGGTTAGAGGCACGGACGCATGACATAATAATCACATCACGCTCCTGGCCTTGAAAAGCATCAACTGTGTTTATGTAGATATCTTTCCCTTCCTCAGTATTCATAACCTCCGCAAATTCCCGCTGAAGACACTTCAACTGCAACTTATATGGAGTGATTATACCAACAGATGCTCTCCTGCCACCATTAGCCTTCAGAAACTTCTGAAGATGACCATACAAACGAAATGCAAATTGTGCTTCATGAACATTCTGGTATGAAGATGACCCACCCCTATGGGACTCACGGCCATGTGACATGTCATAGAAAACGTATGGTGCCATTAGTGCATCTCTATAGTAAGCCTCGTCGGGCAAATTGACAACACTTTCACTATCTGTAAGACGCCCTTGGTAGAAGTATCTTGATGGAAACTCACGGATCTGGGGATGCATCCTATATTGCACTGACAACAAAATTGTAGGGCAACCAGCTTGCTGAAACCTCTCAAAAAGACTCCTGCTGTAGAGTAAAGTTCCAGCGGCTTTGCTAATAACAGTGGCAGGAAGCTGTTGTGGATCACCAACCAAGACACATCTAGCTGCGCCAAGCGAAAGTGCAGGGAGGACTCCTACTTCACTGGCCTGAGCAGCCTCATCAATAACAACCATATCAAAGCCATGACTAAGGTCAGAAAATAACTTGCGGCCACTGCttgatactgtagtaaaaacaattTCCGCTTCACTGGCAAAACTGGCTTCCAGACTAGCCCTAGCATCTTCTAGATTGAAGTTTCTGCCAGCACGGAACCTGCTTTCTAATATCAGCAGGCGTGACATCTCGACCAGTACTTTATCCCTGCTTTCCACTGAAGCAGCAAGTTTCTGAAGCAGAATATCACGGTTACGGTCCCTTTGAGTAAGCATATCTGGATCTACTCCAAATGAACCCTGGGATCTACCAGCCTGTGCAACCATATTAAGTTCCCTCTGCAGAATAGCTATCTCCTGCGATAGCTGGTGCTCACGGCCTTTTAGCTGATGTAGCCACCCAATGACCTCATCGCGTCCCTTCATTAACAGCTGTTCCGTGCGCCGCTCAACTGAAACAGCTTGTGCAGCACGGGATTGTGAATCAACTCCAACACGAGCGACATCAGGGCGGTAGACCCTCATCTCACCATCTATGAAACCACGGTCAAGAACTCGAGCAAGCAGctcatctgttgcagcatttgATGGGGCACAAACAAGCATCCGTGGTTTGGGGCAAAGCTTGGGAAGAGTGCGAAACAGGTTCTGATTCATGTTCTGCAAAACCTCATCCATTGAGCCTGCAGCAACAGTCTCTGAACTGTTGGCAGAACTATCACCAATTTCCTCGTAACTTTCAGGAGCAAGTTTCTTTAGCAGAGCAGCATAATAACGTTGATACTGAACAAGATGAATAACATTTAGCATTCCCCAAACAGTATGAGTTTTCCCTGTCCCTGGAGGACCTTGTACCAATGTGAAAGGCCATGGTTCTTGTTTCTTCACTGCCCCGCTGCTTGTGCCAGCAGCTGTATGCATTGCAGCCCAATGAATTGCTGATAGCTGAGGCCCATTGAATGAATGTTGGAGATGACAAGAAAAGTTAGGAGTGAAACAGTCTGGCATAGCAGGTGGCTGCTCTTGATACTTGGGGAAGTACTCTGGGCTTGGCTGAAGAACCGCATTTTGCATCTGATGGAAATATTTTGATCAAAACCAACTGCAAAATATAACCAAGAAGCCAGATAGAACTTAACTAAGTAGTATGCATCACCTGCACATTAAGACGGCGGAATGCATGCAACGCAACATATTCCCTTTGTGTTGTTGCAAGAGAACCAATACCAGTTAGATACCATGTGCTTTGAGGTTGGAGTTTCCCCAGGATATCAGTCCCGCTGCTGCAAATACAACACAAAAGAAGGAATAATAAGATGACTGAAAGTACAGGATTCAGTTACAAATGTATAAACAATAGATAAATGGTTAAGAATAGTGTTCATAAAATCAAGCAAAGTTAGCAAAGAAATATGAGTTAAATTTAAACCTAACAACCTAGCAGATGAAATCTAAGAAAAATGGCCCATGAACCTTATGGTAAAGCCTTTTAGAATTAGCAAGGTTTAGTTGGGGCCTTGGGGGTGTAGCTTAAATTCATCCAATCGGGTAATGGGCTGCCATGGTTGTCAGCATTAGGAACAACGAAGCTGCAATGAGTTGTAGAGCAGGTACTGCATGCATGTCCAACTGATCGATTTAAGTGTGAGTGGAAAAAAAAGTGCACTGTTTGTGACAAGTAACCCTTAATAAGAAAAGAAAAACTGTGCCTGTGATCAATTTAATAAATCTATCTTACAGGAAATCTCATTTGTCGGTGATACTATGTGCAAGCATGAAGGGAGCAAAGTGGAAGTCTTAATCAGCAAACAACATCGGAGGTATTAACTTTCACAGTAACCTAATCTTGAAAAATGACCATTCCAAATAATAAATCTAGGTGCAAGGAACTAGCAGCAAGGTTCCAGTAAAACCAAGTTAAACAAAAACAAGTTCAGAAGCATTGAATACTGTTTTATCAGTGCAGGACAAGCTAAGTAACAATGATATCAGGAATTACCAGCTAGAATCAGATGGGTTCCCAACATAAAAACGGATAATTGCTCCAATGGGATCACGTGTATCATAAGGCATATGGCGCCGGACTCTACCAACAAGCCGTCCACACAGTGACTCGGTATCTTCGTTTGAACCAAAAGTCTTCCTATTAGAATTATTGCTTGACTGGGCAACTAAAATAACAAAGAAATGGATACATGAGTCCAGTTCATGAAACAGTTCCTTGAGAGTAAGAAATCTGCACACTTAATACATAACTAAAGAAGGAACACAGTAGAACTACCTGGACCAGGCCGAGGAAATGACAAAATTGCGACTTCGCCTTCTTTAAAAGTCCATTTACATTCATGTGCTGGTAGAACAATAACATCATACCATCCTGTGCGCATCAACCATAATAGTCAGTGAGAAATGAGACCGTATCAACTATTATAATTGTTACAAAACATGCCAAAAATGAACATACCTCTATCGCGCCTTTCCACGGTTTTCACACGCACCATTACATGTGCATCCCTTGACACTGCCTCAAGAGACTCCTCATATGAACTGTATAGTTGAGCTCTGCATTCCTCAAAAAGCAAAGGCTCAAAAACTCTAATGTACTCCTCGGCAGATTCAAAGCTTCCAGGAACAGACTGAAGTTCTGACTCGTCTGTTTAGATGAGAAATATAAAATGTTCTTTGTTAAATTAATGGTGCATGCGTAGACAAGGAATTTACATCAATGATGAAACTGCGAAGATGCAATCATCGGGTACAAGGTATAAATTAAAAAAAAGTGCCACAGTATTGAACATGAGAAGTACAAATATGGAACACAAAGCAGTGAGCGGTATAATATTTCAGATTAAGCAAGCACATCAAAAGTAATGCATATCACATGACACAGCATATAATTTTCCAGATTAAACAATGGtcttaccccaacttgtttgggactgaaaggcttggttgttgttgttgttgttgttgttgttgttgtaaacaatGGTCTTACCATGTTTCTTAAATTAAAGAAATCCAAAAGAAACAGGGAAAATGTAGGAGAACTAACCTGGATTGTGCCAGAACTTATCACTTGTCACTTCCTGTAGAAGTCGTTCAATAGATGTGTCATGATATTGCGTATTGTTCACTGAAGCCTGTTTCTTGGAAACAAGGGACCTCTTGTTGGCAGGTTTCTGATCTGAAGTGTTCTGTCCTGTTAAAACTGCTCTCTGAGAAGAGACTGGCCGGCCCTTGAACTGATTGGAATCCATAGTTTGCCTAAATTGCCTTGGCACAGATTGTTCATACCCATCTGAGGGGGATTCTTCTGCATTCATTTTCTTTGACCAATCCTGGGATGCCAAATCCAAATCACCATTGGATTCAGTATTTTGGTCATCCGGAGCAGCAGAATTACTCCATTCTGCCCCCATCCTTTCAGCTTGCCTCTGATCCCTGATGAGCAGCTGGTTTTGTGATTCTGCAGCTCCTTCACCAATACCACGAGACTGTCTTCTGGGTGTGGATATTGTACCGGTGCCAGCTTGCTTTGCATCCTCGTCATTAATTATCACAGTTTGCCTGGCTCGCTTTTTACCCAGCATTGCTACTTTGTGTTCATCCAACTTAGATCTCTTTACAGGGTTGTTCGCAAGCTTCAAAGCAAAAttggcttctactcctcttacatTCTTTGACCTGATTCGTGGGTCTAAAGCATCCCCATTTTGATTTCCTTCAGAATCAAAAGTTTTCATGGTTTCTAGTCCTGTGGGATCATGATGTGCTGGATCTCTGGGCGGATCAGCCATTTCAGTGACCCTGGGATCAGCAGCAGTCTCGTATTTAATCACATCACCAGATTTAAAGAAAAACCAGGATCAATTTCTTGTGATTCTATTTTCACTTGAGCAGCTGCAGTACCAGCCAACTCTTCTTTGCTGCTGACACAATTTCAGAAGCACCACGTTTATCAAACACCCAAACTACTCACTCTTTGAAGTGCAACAGTCAGAGTCCTGAATTTGAACAAACACAAACACAAAGATGTGAGTAATCTTTGGTATAAATCAGTATAAATATGCCCACTAAACGATAAATAGTGAGCCCCTTAAAGGGTCCAACCCAACCCCAAATTGTTATAAATCTGCCCACTAAACCATAAAGAAACACCTAAAGGTCAAATCTTTGTGACATCACAAAGGGTTCTTGACCACTTTCCTTCACCATTGCTTACATACAACAATCATAAAATAATTAAATAAGGTTTGGCATTTTGTCATAAAAGATCACATCACAAGAATATGAGCATAcataaacgaacatgaactgttaAGTTTAGCTAGTGTGGGAAACTATGAATATTTGAGACGTTGAGCAGGCTTTCCCTTATATGACCGAATACAAATCTTTGCAATAGCAAAATAAAATCAAAGAGCTAGACAGATTGATCCACAGTAATTTGGTATGAAGACAACAGTTGTCAAAGGTATCAGCTGCTTCGATTGGATGCGCTCATCATGAGCCAACTCTTGATTTAACACGCATATGCGTGAGAATACAATATGTAACTAAACGTTATGATATTCCACATATTGACTATACGGCAACGAGCAATCGAACTTTTCGCATGTATTAAGGACCTTTAAGCATCTGACAAGAGATCAATTCCGCTGCTATCTTGGCTGGATAATGGCAAATCTACCAGAGACAACAAGACTGTTCTTTTCAGATACTACCTGTGAAGTTTCGGTACACAGTGAAGTCACGGGCAGAACTAACGTGATCCAGGACAGTGAGAAAAGGTAAAACATACAGAAGAAATTATTGCCAGTGAGAAACATGAAGTCAACTATCAAGCGCCCATAGTACCTACAACTGATAGCGCGACACCCTCAGGAAAAGAAACATTGCATAATTCAAGATGAGTTTTTTTTAGGGTTAATTCAAGATGAGTTTTCATGTCTTCAATCCAACAAAGTATTGTTAGACGGACATACTGACGTTCCCTACAAGGAGTGAAGAAGCCTTGGCTATACTAGTAACTAACTGTATGCCATCCTAGAGAAATCCGTTCGTTCGCGTGTTAAATTTGGCACTGTTTAGAGGTAACCCAGCTCATCTGCCGATCTGAGCTCCGGGTGATTCATAGCAACAAGCACGGGGAGGGGAGGAGGCGGGGCCGCCGCATGTGTCACCTGTGAGCACCGCGAGTACGGTGAGCAAGGCGTCTGCCTTGCCGTCGGCGCCGGACACCGATGCGCCGCCGCGCTCGTCGTGCACTCACTTCCGCGCCTACAGCTCTCACTTCACCTCCGGTCCGCCCTCGCCGCCGGCGCCTTCCACCTCCTCGACGCGCCGTCACCGATGCGCCGCCACGACCGCCTCGAGGATTTCGACTGGGTGGGTTGGACACTTTTCCTGAATCGAACTCGGCCCCAAACCTGCCCGAACAGTCGTGCGGGTCGAACCCGAAGATCAGTCAAACCGGGTCTAGACCGCGTCGACGGGTTCGGCCCGGGAAGAGCCGGTTGCCTGCTATCCAGTGTCCACACAAGACACAACTGttcaattctttttttttttttttttttttttttgagatcgaCATAACTGCTCAATTCGTGTGTACGCAAGTGGGTCGATTTAAGCCACCTC encodes:
- the LOC127299772 gene encoding probable helicase MAGATAMA 3; translation: MADPPRDPAHHDPTGLETMKTFDSEGNQNGDALDPRIRSKNVRGVEANFALKLANNPVKRSKLDEHKVAMLGKKRARQTVIINDEDAKQAGTGTISTPRRQSRGIGEGAAESQNQLLIRDQRQAERMGAEWSNSAAPDDQNTESNGDLDLASQDWSKKMNAEESPSDGYEQSVPRQFRQTMDSNQFKGRPVSSQRAVLTGQNTSDQKPANKRSLVSKKQASVNNTQYHDTSIERLLQEVTSDKFWHNPDESELQSVPGSFESAEEYIRVFEPLLFEECRAQLYSSYEESLEAVSRDAHVMVRVKTVERRDRGWYDVIVLPAHECKWTFKEGEVAILSFPRPGPVAQSSNNSNRKTFGSNEDTESLCGRLVGRVRRHMPYDTRDPIGAIIRFYVGNPSDSSCSGTDILGKLQPQSTWYLTGIGSLATTQREYVALHAFRRLNVQMQNAVLQPSPEYFPKYQEQPPAMPDCFTPNFSCHLQHSFNGPQLSAIHWAAMHTAAGTSSGAVKKQEPWPFTLVQGPPGTGKTHTVWGMLNVIHLVQYQRYYAALLKKLAPESYEEIGDSSANSSETVAAGSMDEVLQNMNQNLFRTLPKLCPKPRMLVCAPSNAATDELLARVLDRGFIDGEMRVYRPDVARVGVDSQSRAAQAVSVERRTEQLLMKGRDEVIGWLHQLKGREHQLSQEIAILQRELNMVAQAGRSQGSFGVDPDMLTQRDRNRDILLQKLAASVESRDKVLVEMSRLLILESRFRAGRNFNLEDARASLEASFASEAEIVFTTVSSSGRKLFSDLSHGFDMVVIDEAAQASEVGVLPALSLGAARCVLVGDPQQLPATVISKAAGTLLYSRSLFERFQQAGCPTILLSVQYRMHPQIREFPSRYFYQGRLTDSESVVNLPDEAYYRDALMAPYVFYDMSHGRESHRGGSSSYQNVHEAQFAFRLYGHLQKFLKANGGRRASVGIITPYKLQLKCLQREFAEVMNTEEGKDIYINTVDAFQGQERDVIIMSCVRASNHGVGFVADIRRMNVALTRARRALWVIGNANALMQSEDWAALVADAKARKCFMDLSSIPSDFLPMNNSSNTRGMNFSNNTRNMRASGPRPMHFSMLSEPRIGMRSGEDDQSNSFPRNGSYRNPDVRPGDRSGENLQFGTTRRPNASNDPRRQV